The window GTAGGCtaatatgaaatgtttttatctTATCATTTTGATCTTTCCCCACATCACCTCTCTCCGAAGGACACGTCAAAGTTTTCGATGCGGATGTCGTAGCTGCGGTTCTTCCCCGACTGGTCCACTCGCCCATCTTTTTTACTGCTGGCCTGACTGGCAGACGCCTCCTCCAGGACACTGGACACAACAAGCGAGACAGACAAATGAACGTGAACGCAGACAGGACAGCAAGAGAGAACACACATGTGCAGAAGACAGAGACTGACAGCGGGCTGGACGCCTTCTGAGAGTCCTTCTCGTTCCGCCTCTCGTGTTTGGCTTTCAACTTGGCCTCGGCCTTCTCCAGCTTCTTGGCGTCCACAGTCTGAGGGACACAAAGAGACGGTGTGAGCCAACAAAGGACGGCCTGTGGTAGTGCATTGAAAGGACGTGCCGTGTTCTGAGGACGTTTCATCATCCAGATTCCCTGCATGTCTTTGGCAGCCGGCGCTGTGAATGAGTAGAAATACGCATGTGATCTACATGAAGGCTATGCCCACAACATGCACATCAGCGAGCGCTCACTCGTGTCCGTCGACATCTGCGACAGCTGCACCGGCGCGTCCAGCAACACCTGACGATGAGCAGCAGGACAGCGGCTcctgaacacacacatatatatacacgttTGTCATGACATCTGTCTCACCTTGTAATAATTTTCTTCAAGGCACATCCCAAGCACCCATCCTCACAGCTGGAGTGTGTTGAACATCTGCAGACAGATGTCTCTGACGTCATCTTCATTTTTACTGTCAGGTGACACTTCCTGCAGGACTCCACCAATGGCGTCAAACACCTCCTCGCCATCCTCAAAGTCAGACCCACCATTGTCCAACacgcctgacacacacacacacacacacacacacacacacacacacacacacacacacacacacacacacacacacacacacacacgcttgagAGGGTGACACTTCACATTGCCATCTTGGAAGTGGAAATAATGACAACATGTAAACACATCTACTCCCTCATGCTCAAGGAGGTGAGGATAGTGATGCTTCTCCACAGTTTTGAGGTTCAactttaaaaagccaaaaagcaaccacagtactgtatatatttttaaaaatgacatttttaaccGTCTTCATTTAATTTCTGTCAACCACTGCGACTGTTTACTTTGGCTTTAAAGCACCACTTCTCGAGGCTCACGAGTCACGGTATCAACGAGGCGTGTTAGACGGCATCAACCCGACGAGCCACACCGGGGTGTTAGCTGCTAACAGCTAACTTGCTACTTCGGACCGGTGCTCCTCTAGCCGGGAGGACAGTCTCTGTCCAGTGGACAGTGACTGAAATTACCCGGCATACAACGACTCTGACCCGGCCGCTCACCTGTGATGTAGTCGAACAACTCCGAGTCGATCTCAGGAAACTCGCTCCGCAGTATTTCCACGTACGTCGCCATTGTGGCAACCAAACTTGCCGACGGAAGTAAATCCGCAGCGGAAACGCTACGGCAACCTCACTGGGACAAAAGTCCGCAAGCTGCAGTGACGTCACTGTAAAACTTAAGAAATACCTTGACGAGTTAAAAACAACAAGAGTCCAATTTTGTATATGTCAGTTATGCATTTAGTTACACATGGTGAATATAGGCAAAAATAATTCACTACGTGGCACATAAGTCGCAATCACAACAGCACAACACAAGACGTGAGGTAAGATCGTAATACGAAATGGAGTGACAGGCCCGTGTAGTCATAAGAGTGTACATTATGTATTACAGTTACATTATGTAGCAATTTGACAGCAAGTAACCACATACGCAAAGTTATCATTGTTTGTCACCCACGACGTACCGTAATATGTTTCCAAGATGGTGGGCCAAGTACGCATGCGCAATATGCGTCGCTCGGATGGCAGATATAGTGACACAGGAGTCGTGAGAAGTTAGAGGTATAAACTTTAATATAAGATACTCCTTTACAATACGATATAAGTGAACTAAAGCAATTGCTGCAATACAAGACGGGCCGTTTGTCGTTTCTCAGTGTTttaagtgtgtttatgtgtacAGTAGTAATAAGTTTGTAATGATGACGTTTACTAAATTACCTGCATAGAAGCCTCAAGAGTTATTCTTTAATTTCCCTTATGGGATTAGTTAAGTATATCTTGCAATCTGTCTGATTTGAAATTATATATCCCACATGATCTGTCATTCAGATTAATATCAACAGTAATAAGGCGTTTCtataaaatgtccaaaatggaTGAACTTCCTGTGTGTTTATTAGCATATTGTGGGTGTTTTTCTCTGCAGTGCCGGATGCAAGGGGGCAGGCCGCTAGTGGAAGTGGTCCGCCTGGGCCTGCTCACATACCAGGAAGCATTGCAGCTCCAGCAGGTCTATGTCAGGCGGCACCAGGCTGGTCCGGCTCACGCTTTGCTGCTGTGTCAGCACCCGCCTGTCTACACCACAGGCATCCGCCAGAAACCCTACCCGCCCTCTTCGCTGGACCACCTGCGTCTGCTGGGAGCCCAAGTCCACAAGGCTGACCGAGGAGGACTCATCACGTTCCATGGCCCAGGGCAGCTGGTCTGCTACCCGGTCCTGAACCTGGGCTCCTTCAAGAAGGTCACAGCTGCTATGTGCTGCTCGACAGACCTTTGTTGACCACCTTAGTGACATCGTCATCGTCATGCGTGTGTGCAGAGTGTCCGCTGGTATGTGTCACGACTGGAGGAGACCGTCATTTCGGCTTGTAGGAGATTCCACTTGGAGGCGTCCACGTCTCCTCACACTGGCGTTTGGGTGGGAGACAAAAAGATTTGTGCCATCGGTAAATCGACGCACCATCCCCGCTTCTGGAGTTTCCCCGCTTCACcttcttgtttgtgttttttttaggcaTCCGCTGCTCCCGCTACGTCACGTCGCACGGCTTGGCTCTCAACTGCAACACAGAGTTGTCGTGGTTCCAGCACATCGTGCCATGCGGCCTGGAGGGCAAGGGCGTGACCTCGCTCAGCGCCGAGCTGCACAGAAACATCAGTGTGGATGACGCCGTCCCACACCTGCTGGACGCTTTTGCAGACAACTTCCGCTGTCACCTGGTGGACGCCCATGGCTCGGTGAAGAATGAATGagttcatgaatgaatgaattttaatAATAAGTACAGTGCTCTTATCAATGTTAATAAAGCTCAAAGGAAAGTAGAAGTCAGCTTTTGTCTTTCTTAGGACAAAAGCTTGCAATTGTTGGACAACTACTGTATTAGTGTGTGCAATTGTTATGTACCTGCCAATATCTTATCAATGGCATTTGGTGCTGCATCCCTCTGAAGAGAAGTCATGTGTCCATCCCTTCACATCGAAAGACTGGAGAAGTTTCTATGAGGGTTGGGTGATATTGCAAATTTTGGTTTTGATCCAATACCAAGTCAATACAGGGCCACTGTTGcgggtattttttatttttttttttacttaaaatctTGCAAGTTTTTGTGATTTTGTCTATTTGTTTACCATAATTATGATAAATGAAACgaataaatttaaaatgtattatttgtgaACAAAGTATAGTAATGTCATCAAAATAATACAGTTATTCCATTTTATTACACAGAGTTGTTTCTGCAAAATATAGTAATTAGTGCAAAAATAACTCACCAAAAGCAAAAGTAATGCTAATGCCCTTGGCTTAAGTTCCTGATGCTGTGGAAAAGATGACACATCCGTGTTCGTGATGATCTGTGATCAAATTATTATATTTCACTTATATTGGATTATGGCAGCTCCTTAGAAATGCTCTTGTAACCTTTTTTCTCAAACACGACGCACAAGCTAGACGTTTGTTTTGAAAACCATCCGGAAGTCTTGTTGACTTCCGAGGACTTGACAGTGTTAGCACTTAGTGTTGTTGTCCAACTTTGCAAAGAAACATTTGACGCTGCTAATCAGCTGCTCTGTAAAGTAGCACTAGCAGGACCATTAGCAGTagcattatcatcatcatcatcgtgccAGCAGAACCATGGGAGTCACTGTCGCACCGCAACATGAGCGACGCTAAGCGGGACGACGACGCCGTGAAGGCCGAGCTGAAGCTGCCCATCACCGGGGACAAGCAGGTGGACGAGGCGGTGTTGCGGTGGCTCAGCTGGGACAAGGTGAGGGCTTGAGCCCCCAGAAAAGGAGCTCATCTCCTGCTGTCAGTCACCTATGCCTTGATTTATTAAAGTCTTTTGGTGCCAACGTCAACGCTCAGGTGACAACATgacccttttatttattttattaagacTGAGAACATTTGGCCTTCCACTTTAGCAGCCCGAATGACGCGGGGGaagctgacaacaaacagctTAGCAGAAAAACAGTATTATTCAAAATTCGTGTCAGTGTGGCAGCAAAAGTCAAATGAAAGTTTGCCATTTGGTGTTCTGAGTGGACTTAAGGGACCTCTGGACAGTTCTGAAATGATGTTGGTGAAGATTAATTGGCTCAAAGGCGTGTAAACATTGTGAATTCATTTTCACTAAAGGTCACGAACCGTGGTGACCTTTCGTGCAAATGTCAACTGCCGAATCACATGAccgcgcccccccccccacgtaCACACATGCAGCATGTTCATGAGTGTGTTATGTATTCCAGAATGTTCACACTCGTGCTGAGCTGCTGGCTCTGGTGGCGTGTCCTCATGTGGACGAGCTGAGGTCCAGACTGAGCGGCAGGTTGACCTTTGGCACGGCCGGCCTCAGAGCACCCATGGGGGCAGGCTATAACCGCATCAATGACCTCACCGTTATCCAGGCCACACAGGTGAGTgctgtgtgagtgagtgagagagagtgaacatgtgctcgtgtgtgtgttgcagggcTTGTGCGCTTACCTGCTGAAGTGCATTCCGGACGCAGGCCGCAGAGGCGTGGTGGTGGGCTTCGACACCAGGGGGCGGCGTGAGAGCGGCTGCAGCAGTGAAAGGTAATTCCACAGGCTTggctgttgccatggaaacacttTGCCCTCACCTGCCGATGTTGTTGTCAGGCTGGCGGCGCTCACAGCCGCCGTGATGCTGAGCAGAGACGTCTGCGTGCACCTCTTCTCCAGCTACGTCCCCACGCCGTACGTGGTGAGAGATGCAaggcgtcacttcctgtggcGAAGGGGCAAGGGGGGGCGGAGCTTGATGCTGTGTGGTGTGTTGCAGCCCTTTGCCGTCATTGAGCTGGGTGCGGCGGCCGGCGTGATGATCACGGCGTCTCACAACCCCAAAGAGGACAACGGCTACAAGGTGAGCCACCACCGGCCACGCCCCTCTCACACACGACCAACCCAGCTGCTGCACCCCCTCAGGTGTACTGGTGTAATGGAGCTCAGATCGCCTCTCCTCACGACAAAGGTGTCCTAAAAAGCATGGAGGAGCATTTGGAGCCCTGGAGCGCCTCCTGCTGGGATGTTGAGCTGGTCCACAGGAGCCCCCTGAGGAGTGACCCGCTGAGCCACGTCGACAGCCGCTACCTAGACCACCTCGCCAGCCTCTGCTTCCACAGGTAAGCCCCAGGCTCAGAGGGGCGTCCTCTTCTTTCTCTTCTcctgtcttcctcctcctcctcagagaGATCAACAGCAGATGTCCTCTCAAGTTTGTCCACTCGTCCTTCCACGGCGTAGGACACGTCTTTGTCCGTCAAGCCTTCCAGGTGTTCGGTTTCCCTCCACCCATTCCGGTCCCAGAACAGAAAGACCCAGACCCAGACTTCCCGTCTGTGCGCTGTCCCAACCCTGAGGAGGGAGAGTCTGTCCTGGTAGGACACCTTGTGCTCTCATGCTGCCGTCCTCATAGATGTTTGACGCGTTGTCTTCCTGTCCAGAAACTCGCTCTTCTTCTGGCCGAGAAGGAAAACGCCCGTGTTGTCCTGGCGACGGATCCGGACGCGGATCGTCTGGCGGTGGCCGAGATGTGTGACAGGTGCGTGTGGCCTGCTGGTGTGAGCCTCAGGTTGTGGTGATGGAGCTGGAAAGGGGCATGGTCTGGCCGCAGGTGTCGCTGGAAAGTGTTCTCCGGGAACGAGCTGGCGGCACTGCTGGGCTGGTGgatgctgttcacatggaaggAGACGCACGGCAACCCCGCTGACGTCCAGCATGTCTACATGCTCGCCACTACAGTGTCCTCGAAGATCCTGCAGGCGCTGGCCCACGTAGAAGGTTTCCACTTTGAGGTAGGTCCGCCACGACAGcgatgacgacgacgacgacgacagtGATGAAGGTTTCCCGCCTGCTGTCAACAGGAAACGCTTCCCGGCTTCAAATGGATGGGAAACAGAATCCATGAGCTTATAGAAAGTGGGAAGACGGTTTTGTTTGCCTTTGAGGAGTCTATCGGTACGTGATGACAAAAATCTCGCCTCTCGCTATATTGCCTTGGCTGCGACGTGCACctgctgtgtgtgcgcgcaggCTTCCTGTGCGGCGGTCTGCTTCCTGACAAGGACGGCGTGAGCACTGCCGCTGTGGTGGCCGAGATGGCCGCTTATCTCCACCACAGGAAGCTGAGTCTCCAGCAACAGCTGCGCAACATCTACCAAACGTGAGCTACTACTCTCCGCCACCGCAAGTGACGTGGAACATTTCCATTCAAGGTCCACGTCCTTTCTGCAGTTATGGCCATCACGTGTCCGCAAGCTCTTACGTCATCTGTAACGACGCCACCACCATCCACAAGATCTTCGCTCGGATTAGAGACTTTGATGGCCGAGGTTCGTACCCCGACACGTGCGGCGCAGTGCCGATCATCCACGTGAGAGACGTCACCACAGGATATGACAGCAGCCGGCCGGACCGCCGCTCGGTGAGACGCCGCCTTGCCCTCCATTTTGAgcgtaacttttttttccccctaaggTCCGAGCCATTTCCTGCGCAGGTTCTCCCTGTGAGCAGGAGCAGTCACATGATCACCTTCACGCTGGACAACGGCGTCGTGGCCACGCTGAGGACGAGCGGCACAGAACCCAAAATCAAATACTACAGCGAGCTGTGCACTCCGCCCGGAACGAGGTCAgctttagcattttcaagcataaaaatagctaaattaagtaaagtacaaaatataaggcattcagaagacgtgattgatgattatactgtatatatgatgtattattctacaatggtcactaggtgtcagtaatgttgggtgagacacaaaagcaccagacatgatcgccggaacaacaggcttttattgccggtttaaatgatctcacaacaagcacaataatccctaaaactGGCTACCGGCtaccgtaacccacggcaagcgaGAACTCAACTCGAAACCCCcaacttcacttcctgtttgccccCACTTAGCTACCCCAGcagcggaacacatttacagcaacacacttgtgacttaaatgacttattttctcttattatgtctactacattgggtaatagtagtgtaaatgtgactataggggtgttatttcatgtcttgagggtgctaataatgttaaaaaacgtatttagaaggccataaacaggttttttataactaagaaatcctacttggcggaaattcacttatcacagttggttatggaaccaaataaccacaaaaaacaagggtggtcttaAAACGTGACCATAAAtacgtgtatgtatatatataaagtatatatatatatatatatatatatatatatatatatatatatatatatatatatatatatatatatatatataatatgctgTTAGCAGCCGTCAGTGGCGCTCTGTGCGAGACCCCCGCCCTTTTGGCACCGCATCCTCCCCATCTACTCCCTATTATCTATTGCAACATAAAACCAGACATCAGAGTACAGGTTACAACAAGTTAACAGAGCCCTCGCCCAAACATTTCACTgctttattaatttattcatttatttctggCGGAGGCATGGAGccaaagtatttatcctctaaaggtaGAGGCATGCCCAGGCAAGAATGGTTTCACTGTTTTCGTGGTGCGACACCACAGTCAAAGCAGTCTCAATGCTGCCCTGTGCTCTCGTACATGAGGCACATATCAGAAACCGCCACCGGCTATATGACATTAGCTACCAAATAACGTTAGACCATAAGATGGGCTACAGGGTGGGACATTTCAAGATTTTGAAATGAGAGCTTattcaaaaattgtatttacagatttgtaacagaaacatcaaattaacatttgataCCAATCCTTAACGAGGGATTCTCTGAATTTCTCTGAATTTCCTGACGGATGTTGGTCTTCAGGGCCTTAATGGTCTGCgggttgttgcagtacactcTCTCCTTCATGTATCCCCACAGAATGTgtggcaatgtcatcacaaacttcaTTGTGCGTGTTGCTGCTGTAATCCACGAAAGAGGAGCGTGGCTTGAACATGTCATCAATTATTGAACTGTGTGGAAAACAAGAGACAAAGTGGGAAACCTTTGGtatcaaatgttaatttgatgtttctgttacaaatctgtaaatacaatttttgaataagttctcatttcaaaaacttgtgtatgattaaaaagtggtaacatttgattggcccaccctgtacaTAAAGCAATGACATAGCGCCATATCTTTTACCTTTTGGCTTTTTCTAAAGtgtgcacctgatggctttgatgttctcttttctttgttgacACTTAATCATCACCCCCCATCGTCGGCACCTCAACTAGTAAGGCTAAAGGCAACTCATTGACAAGTTGCACGTTATTGTTATTCAAGCTCTTCATAGTGAAATAAGTTTGAGACTCTTAGCCTGCGATATATTCAGTGTTATACAatattaaaaattacatttgttttatttttttttaacaatttttgttgtaatttacttttttccatCATTACTTTGGTTTTATCCACTTGATGTGAGCAGTATGGGAGCGTCGGCATCCTACCTGTAGAAGGAACCCATCTGACATACTGACCGGATGCGCAAATAAGCACCGAGctcaaatattttttccttaCGCTTCCGGCGCCCCTGAGGGATGCCACCCTGGGCACTTAGCAAGAACAGCTAAAACAGATTTCAGGAGTCCAACTCTAGAGCTCCAACAACTAATTGATGaataatcaattatccaattaatcaacaactattttagcatttgatgattatttttttcatgtaagtatcctccgatttcagcctctcaaatgtggatatttttacaatttcctgagtcatccatgaaagcagacctattatctttgtgttttaggcaaaacatgatattcacacacatcagctttggaaaacagcgaccgacatttttctcttttctgatatgttgtgggCCAAACCACTAACTCACACACATGCCAGTTGTAGAATGTTCAGACTGCATCGCCCGCCTTTATTCACAAGGGATTTGGAGTGTGGCCATGGACtcactgacatcacttcctgttcactgCGTTTGCAGTGATGTGGGTTGTCTGGAGGCGGAGCTTAGGAAGGTAACAGACGCTCTGGTGGAAGAGTTCCTTGAGCCAGAAAGAAACAAGCTGGTTCGCCGCATGGTGTAACGTCACATCCTGGTGTGGGTAACAAGATGAATCTATATATTTTTGTCGCTGCAAGTGAAGCACCACCAATGTTTACATGaacacatttccaaaaaaataaatgaggcAGAGTTCAACTTGTCTGTGGCGTCTTGAGTTTTAgataaaaagcaacaaaaacgtCTTAAGATGGAACGACGCTGGTCAGCGCGGGTCCGCCTGCGACGGCGGGACGTCTTTGTGCATGAAGTTGTGGATGATGCCCCAGCGGATCTGCTGCAGTTTGATTCCGTAGATGACGGGGTTGACGAGGGGCGGCACCACCAGGAACTCGACGGCCAGCACGTTCTGCAGCACATGCAGCTGGCCGCCACCATAGCGAGAGAACAAGGTATCAAACACCAGTGATGTGGTGAAGACTAGCAGTGTGAGCAGGTGCGGCACGCATGTCTGCACAAACTTGCGGCGGTCAGAGCGTGACCTGAGCGAGGCGCGCACCAGGTGGGCGTAGGACACCACGATGAGGCCCGCCTGCGAGACGTGCAAGAACATGAGCACGAAGCCGTAGATGTTGTTGACGGTGGTATCGACGCACGACAATTTGACCACCTCCCAGTTGGTGCAGAACAACTTGCGGATGTGACGGCCGCAGAGGGGCAGCCTCGCTGTCAAGGCCGTGCCCACTGCTGTCTCCAGCAGCGGGAAGCACcacgtcagcagcagcagctgcgcCACCTTCTGCGGCGTCATCACGGCACGGTACTGCAGCGGCTTGCAGATGGCCACATAGCGGTCAAACGCCATGACTGTCAGGCTGGTGAACTCGCAGAAGACGTAACAGTAGAGGACAAAGATCTGCACCAGGCAGCCGGCGTATGAGATGACGTGCGCCTCTGCCAGCAGGTCGCCCAGCAGTTTTGGGTAGAAAACAGACGCCCCTAAGATGCCATTGAAGCACAGATTGCACAGGTAGATGTAGATGGGCTCATGCAGTGTTTTCTCCACGTACACTGTCACAATGAGCATCACATTGACCAGCAGCGTGAATACGTAGGACGCCAGCGCCAAGGAGAAGTAGATCTGACGGCTGGATGCCGACCCGTTGAGTCCATGAAGGACAAACAACACGTCCGAGTGGTTTTCCATCACGCCTCACATGATTTTCGGAGTCATGTAACACAAGTGCACAGT is drawn from Dunckerocampus dactyliophorus isolate RoL2022-P2 chromosome 12, RoL_Ddac_1.1, whole genome shotgun sequence and contains these coding sequences:
- the LOC129191532 gene encoding olfactory receptor 4E1-like, with amino-acid sequence MENHSDVLFVLHGLNGSASSRQIYFSLALASYVFTLLVNVMLIVTVYVEKTLHEPIYIYLCNLCFNGILGASVFYPKLLGDLLAEAHVISYAGCLVQIFVLYCYVFCEFTSLTVMAFDRYVAICKPLQYRAVMTPQKVAQLLLLTWCFPLLETAVGTALTARLPLCGRHIRKLFCTNWEVVKLSCVDTTVNNIYGFVLMFLHVSQAGLIVVSYAHLVRASLRSRSDRRKFVQTCVPHLLTLLVFTTSLVFDTLFSRYGGGQLHVLQNVLAVEFLVVPPLVNPVIYGIKLQQIRWGIIHNFMHKDVPPSQADPR
- the lipt2 gene encoding putative lipoyltransferase 2, mitochondrial → MQGGRPLVEVVRLGLLTYQEALQLQQVYVRRHQAGPAHALLLCQHPPVYTTGIRQKPYPPSSLDHLRLLGAQVHKADRGGLITFHGPGQLVCYPVLNLGSFKKSVRWYVSRLEETVISACRRFHLEASTSPHTGVWVGDKKICAIGIRCSRYVTSHGLALNCNTELSWFQHIVPCGLEGKGVTSLSAELHRNISVDDAVPHLLDAFADNFRCHLVDAHGSVKNE
- the pgm2l1 gene encoding glucose 1,6-bisphosphate synthase, which gives rise to MSDAKRDDDAVKAELKLPITGDKQVDEAVLRWLSWDKNVHTRAELLALVACPHVDELRSRLSGRLTFGTAGLRAPMGAGYNRINDLTVIQATQGLCAYLLKCIPDAGRRGVVVGFDTRGRRESGCSSERLAALTAAVMLSRDVCVHLFSSYVPTPYVPFAVIELGAAAGVMITASHNPKEDNGYKVYWCNGAQIASPHDKGVLKSMEEHLEPWSASCWDVELVHRSPLRSDPLSHVDSRYLDHLASLCFHREINSRCPLKFVHSSFHGVGHVFVRQAFQVFGFPPPIPVPEQKDPDPDFPSVRCPNPEEGESVLKLALLLAEKENARVVLATDPDADRLAVAEMCDRCRWKVFSGNELAALLGWWMLFTWKETHGNPADVQHVYMLATTVSSKILQALAHVEGFHFEETLPGFKWMGNRIHELIESGKTVLFAFEESIGFLCGGLLPDKDGVSTAAVVAEMAAYLHHRKLSLQQQLRNIYQTYGHHVSASSYVICNDATTIHKIFARIRDFDGRGSYPDTCGAVPIIHVRDVTTGYDSSRPDRRSVLPVSRSSHMITFTLDNGVVATLRTSGTEPKIKYYSELCTPPGTSDVGCLEAELRKVTDALVEEFLEPERNKLVRRMV